A single genomic interval of Aegicerativicinus sediminis harbors:
- a CDS encoding DMT family transporter has translation MPNVKFKSYLHLHFLVFIAGFTAVLGDLISIGAVELVWFRMVMASLLMFIYLILTRGWFSVSRKQYLFYAIAGFCIALHWITFFESIKRANVSIALSMFSCGAFFASIIEPLFFKRRLRIYELFFGLLVVFGVILITRSELQYLDGIIIGISSALFSTLFSVMNGKFINTNNNATAISLIEFVFGIAFISIYLLIKGNLLDASFFNLVPSDWLYLFLLASVCTAYAFIAAMNIMKHLSPYTVVLSYNLEPVYGILLALWIFPEQEKMSFQFYIGALLILGVIMANGILTRRRKYLPVQS, from the coding sequence ATGCCAAACGTTAAGTTTAAAAGTTATCTGCATTTACATTTCTTGGTATTCATTGCTGGATTCACTGCTGTCCTTGGGGATTTAATTTCAATTGGTGCGGTTGAATTGGTGTGGTTCAGAATGGTGATGGCAAGTTTACTCATGTTCATTTACCTCATATTAACTCGGGGCTGGTTTAGCGTAAGCAGAAAACAATACCTTTTTTACGCAATTGCTGGTTTTTGCATTGCTCTGCATTGGATAACTTTCTTTGAATCAATAAAGCGGGCAAACGTTTCTATTGCGTTATCCATGTTCTCGTGTGGAGCTTTCTTTGCATCCATAATTGAACCTCTATTTTTTAAACGACGGTTAAGAATCTATGAACTCTTTTTTGGGCTTCTCGTAGTGTTCGGTGTTATTTTGATTACTCGAAGTGAACTTCAGTATTTAGATGGGATTATAATTGGGATAAGCTCTGCCTTGTTCTCAACCCTATTTTCCGTAATGAATGGAAAGTTTATAAATACAAATAATAATGCAACTGCCATTTCTCTAATTGAATTTGTTTTCGGTATAGCATTTATTTCTATATACCTTTTAATAAAAGGAAATTTATTGGATGCAAGTTTTTTCAATTTGGTACCGTCTGATTGGCTTTACCTTTTTTTATTAGCATCAGTTTGTACTGCATATGCCTTTATCGCAGCGATGAATATTATGAAACATTTAAGCCCGTACACTGTAGTTCTTAGTTATAACCTTGAACCGGTATATGGTATTTTATTGGCTCTTTGGATTTTCCCTGAACAGGAAAAAATGAGTTTTCAATTTTATATTGGAGCCTTATTGATACTAGGGGTAATTATGGCGAATGGAATTTTGACTAGAAGGAGAAAATATCTTCCTGTGCAATCCTAA
- a CDS encoding LptF/LptG family permease, with the protein MKILDWYILKRYLLTFFMMLLLFIPIGITVNLAEKIGKILENKVPFAAVAQYYLDFTIYFATLLLPIFLFLSVIWFTSKLANNTEVVAFLSSGVSYTRFLRPYLIGATLIAILALVLGMYLAPSASDGFNKFKYRYFKSSRDVQQTVNIYRQINDNEYIYVSNFDPRIKRGYYFTLEHFEGTKMTHKISANNLVYNEEDSTYTLNSYTIRKIGEDNEIIESKRKQDTVLDFSIDDLTPVQYIAETLSYGELTDFIEKERERGSSNINRYLVVKYKKWSLPVSVFILTIIAVAVSSMKRRGGMGINLAFGITIAMIFVFFDKVFGVMAEQSDFSPLIAVWLPVVIFGIFAFVLLQYAKR; encoded by the coding sequence TTGAAAATTCTCGATTGGTACATATTAAAGCGGTATTTGCTGACATTTTTTATGATGTTACTGTTGTTCATTCCAATAGGTATTACCGTTAACCTTGCAGAGAAAATCGGTAAAATCTTGGAAAATAAGGTGCCTTTTGCTGCGGTCGCCCAGTATTATCTGGATTTTACCATATATTTTGCCACACTTTTACTACCGATATTTTTATTCTTATCTGTTATTTGGTTCACTTCCAAATTAGCTAACAATACTGAGGTTGTAGCTTTTTTAAGTTCTGGAGTTTCTTATACTCGATTTTTAAGGCCATACCTCATTGGAGCTACACTAATCGCCATTCTCGCTCTAGTTTTGGGCATGTACCTTGCTCCATCTGCAAGTGATGGATTTAATAAGTTTAAGTATCGTTATTTTAAAAGCAGTCGGGATGTACAGCAAACTGTAAATATCTATCGTCAGATTAATGATAACGAGTACATCTATGTTAGCAATTTCGATCCAAGAATTAAACGTGGCTATTATTTTACCTTAGAACATTTTGAAGGTACCAAAATGACCCATAAAATATCTGCCAACAATTTGGTTTATAACGAAGAGGACAGTACTTATACTTTAAATAGTTATACTATCCGTAAAATTGGTGAGGATAATGAAATTATCGAATCAAAGAGAAAACAAGATACAGTGTTAGATTTTTCGATTGATGACTTAACACCAGTACAGTATATTGCAGAAACACTTTCTTATGGTGAACTTACAGATTTTATAGAAAAGGAGCGCGAACGTGGTTCATCTAATATCAATAGATATTTAGTGGTAAAATACAAAAAATGGAGTTTGCCGGTTTCGGTCTTTATCTTAACAATAATAGCGGTTGCCGTATCTTCTATGAAAAGGCGCGGAGGCATGGGGATTAATCTTGCATTCGGTATCACTATCGCAATGATTTTTGTATTTTTCGATAAGGTCTTCGGAGTTATGGCAGAACAATCAGATTTTTCTCCGCTTATCGCGGTTTGGCTTCCAGTTGTTATCTTCGGTATATTCGCTTTTGTTTTGTTACAATATGCCAAACGTTAA
- the tgt gene encoding tRNA guanosine(34) transglycosylase Tgt, which yields MKFQLKAKDSLSKARAGVITTDHGVIETPIFMPVGTVASVKGVHQRELKNDINPDIILGNTYHLYLRPGIEILEKAGGLHKFMNWDRNILTDSGGYQVYSLSANRKIKEEGVKFKSHIDGSYHVFTPENVMEIQRSIGADIIMAFDECTPYPCDYNYAKRSMHMTHRWLDRCISHLGTLKPLYGYDQTLFPIVQGSVYKDLRRQSAEYIANAGAEGNAIGGLSVGEPAEEMYAMTEVVCEILPEDKPRYLMGVGTPINILENIALGIDMFDCVMPTRNARNGMLFTSKGTINIKNKKWEDDFSPIDEDGITWVDTEYTKAYLRHLFTVNEMLGKQIATIHNLGFYLWLVRSARQHILQGDFAQWKNMMVSSMDNRL from the coding sequence ATGAAATTTCAACTTAAGGCGAAAGATTCACTTTCTAAAGCAAGGGCAGGAGTAATTACTACTGACCATGGAGTTATTGAAACTCCTATATTTATGCCTGTTGGTACCGTAGCATCTGTGAAGGGGGTTCACCAACGGGAGCTCAAAAACGATATCAATCCTGACATAATTCTTGGCAATACCTATCATCTTTATTTGAGGCCTGGAATAGAAATATTAGAAAAGGCTGGCGGGCTCCATAAATTTATGAATTGGGATCGTAATATTCTTACGGATTCTGGAGGGTATCAAGTTTATTCCCTATCAGCCAATAGGAAAATTAAGGAGGAGGGAGTTAAATTCAAAAGCCATATCGATGGAAGTTACCATGTATTTACTCCTGAAAATGTAATGGAAATCCAGAGATCCATTGGAGCAGACATAATAATGGCTTTTGATGAGTGTACTCCATATCCCTGTGATTATAATTACGCCAAGAGGTCCATGCATATGACCCATAGGTGGTTAGATAGATGCATCTCACATTTAGGAACATTGAAACCACTTTATGGATATGATCAAACTTTATTTCCAATCGTACAAGGAAGTGTATATAAAGATTTGAGAAGGCAGTCGGCTGAATATATAGCAAACGCTGGTGCTGAAGGTAATGCTATAGGTGGTCTTTCTGTTGGGGAACCAGCGGAGGAGATGTATGCAATGACCGAGGTTGTTTGCGAAATACTTCCCGAAGACAAACCCCGATATTTAATGGGTGTTGGAACACCTATAAACATATTGGAAAACATTGCGTTAGGGATAGACATGTTTGATTGTGTAATGCCGACAAGAAATGCTAGAAATGGTATGTTGTTTACATCCAAAGGCACCATTAATATAAAAAATAAAAAGTGGGAAGACGATTTTTCTCCTATTGATGAAGATGGAATTACCTGGGTTGATACCGAATATACTAAAGCCTATTTAAGACATTTATTCACGGTTAACGAAATGTTGGGAAAACAAATAGCAACAATTCATAATTTAGGGTTTTATTTGTGGCTAGTTAGATCGGCAAGACAACATATACTTCAAGGTGATTTTGCCCAATGGAAAAATATGATGGTTTCTAGCATGGATAATAGATTGTAA
- a CDS encoding transketolase, translated as MADLKYLNDLVVQVRRDILRMVHNVNSGHPGGSLGCTEFMVALYSEIMERKEGFDMDGINEDLFFLSNGHISPVFYSVLARCGYFPVEELGTFRLIDSRLQGHPTTHEGLPGVRVASGSLGQGMSVAIGAALAKKLNNDTHLVFSLHGDGELQEGQNWEAIMYAGAKGVDNLIATVDRNGQQIDGSTKEVLCLGDVGEKFRVFGWDVLHIENGNNLEQVIKGLNEAKSRTGKGKPVCVIMTTEMGNGVDYMMHTHAWHGKAPNDDQLENALAQNPETLGDY; from the coding sequence ATGGCCGATTTAAAATACCTGAATGATCTTGTGGTGCAAGTTCGCCGAGACATTCTAAGAATGGTGCATAACGTAAATTCTGGTCACCCAGGCGGATCCTTGGGATGTACTGAATTCATGGTTGCTCTATATTCTGAAATTATGGAAAGAAAAGAAGGATTTGATATGGATGGGATTAATGAAGACCTCTTCTTTTTATCAAACGGTCATATTTCACCAGTCTTTTACAGTGTTTTAGCCCGCTGCGGTTATTTCCCTGTAGAAGAACTAGGAACGTTTAGGTTGATAGATTCTCGTCTTCAAGGACACCCAACAACCCATGAGGGATTGCCTGGAGTACGAGTTGCATCAGGTTCTTTAGGACAAGGTATGTCTGTAGCTATTGGCGCAGCCTTGGCAAAAAAACTTAATAATGATACCCATTTAGTATTCAGCTTGCACGGTGACGGGGAATTGCAAGAAGGTCAAAATTGGGAGGCTATTATGTATGCTGGCGCAAAAGGTGTTGATAATCTTATTGCCACTGTAGATCGCAACGGACAACAAATCGATGGTTCTACTAAAGAAGTTCTTTGTTTAGGTGATGTTGGGGAAAAATTTAGAGTCTTCGGTTGGGATGTTTTACATATTGAAAATGGCAACAACCTAGAACAAGTTATTAAAGGTTTGAACGAAGCCAAGTCTAGAACTGGCAAAGGAAAACCTGTCTGTGTTATCATGACTACAGAAATGGGTAATGGTGTCGATTACATGATGCATACTCATGCTTGGCATGGAAAAGCTCCGAACGATGATCAATTAGAAAACGCATTGGCACAAAACCCAGAGACTTTAGGTGATTATTAA
- a CDS encoding transketolase family protein — MKTYTNTGNIDTRSGYGAGMTELGRTNKNVVALCADLTGSLKLNEFEKENPERFFQIGIAEANMMGIAAGMTIGGKIPFTGTFANFSTGRVYDQIRQSIAYSGKNVKICASHAGLTLGEDGATHQILEDIGLMKMLPGMTVINPCDFNQTKAATIAIAEYIGPVYLRFGRPSVPNFTPADQKFEIGKAIMLNEGTDVTIIATGHLVWQALEAAKTLEGKGISAEVINIHTIKPLDEEAIIKSVAKTGCVVTAEEHNYLGGLGESVARTLAINTPAPQEFIATQDTFGESGTPAQLMDKYELNAAAIVKASEKVIKRK; from the coding sequence ATGAAAACATATACAAATACAGGAAATATAGATACAAGGTCTGGTTACGGAGCAGGAATGACTGAATTGGGAAGAACCAACAAAAATGTGGTTGCCCTTTGTGCAGATTTGACTGGCTCCTTAAAATTAAATGAGTTTGAAAAGGAAAATCCTGAAAGATTTTTCCAAATCGGTATCGCCGAAGCTAATATGATGGGCATAGCAGCCGGAATGACAATTGGTGGAAAAATTCCATTTACAGGAACCTTTGCAAATTTCTCTACTGGAAGAGTATACGATCAAATACGTCAGAGTATCGCTTATTCTGGTAAAAACGTAAAAATTTGTGCTTCCCATGCTGGACTTACATTAGGTGAAGATGGAGCAACACATCAGATTTTAGAGGACATCGGTTTAATGAAAATGCTACCTGGTATGACTGTTATTAATCCTTGCGATTTTAATCAAACCAAAGCAGCAACTATTGCAATTGCAGAATATATTGGCCCCGTTTATTTACGCTTTGGAAGACCAAGTGTTCCAAATTTCACTCCTGCAGATCAAAAATTTGAAATCGGTAAGGCTATAATGCTGAACGAGGGAACTGATGTTACCATTATTGCAACTGGCCATTTGGTTTGGCAAGCCTTAGAGGCTGCAAAAACCTTAGAAGGCAAGGGTATATCTGCTGAAGTAATTAATATTCATACAATTAAACCGCTTGACGAAGAAGCTATTATTAAATCTGTGGCAAAAACCGGATGTGTAGTTACTGCTGAAGAACATAATTATTTAGGAGGTCTTGGAGAGAGTGTGGCTCGGACTTTGGCTATCAATACGCCAGCACCACAAGAGTTTATAGCTACACAAGATACCTTCGGTGAATCTGGCACACCTGCCCAATTGATGGACAAGTATGAATTGAATGCTGCCGCAATTGTAAAAGCAAGTGAGAAAGTAATCAAAAGGAAATAA
- a CDS encoding porin family protein, whose product MKKLIFSALLGLMTTFAINAQSGSSFGIKAGLNYNANGNYFESIEANAQNPDRNVGYHIGVFGKLGNSIFFRPELVYTATRSDYNNDAFKMKKIDAPLLVGLKVIGPLNVFAGPSLQYILDSEFDGIDIKDIENDFTVGLNFGVGISIKNIGIDLRYERGLSKNEARFLSNNNIDLNSRLDTRPDQLILGLSVAL is encoded by the coding sequence ATGAAAAAATTGATTTTTAGCGCCCTGTTAGGGTTAATGACAACTTTCGCAATTAATGCCCAAAGCGGGAGTTCTTTCGGAATTAAAGCAGGTTTAAATTACAACGCCAACGGCAATTATTTTGAATCTATTGAGGCTAATGCCCAAAATCCAGATCGCAATGTGGGTTATCACATTGGTGTTTTTGGTAAATTAGGTAATAGTATTTTCTTCAGACCGGAATTGGTATACACGGCTACTAGAAGTGATTATAACAATGACGCATTTAAAATGAAAAAAATTGATGCGCCATTATTAGTAGGTCTCAAAGTAATTGGTCCTCTGAATGTTTTTGCTGGTCCTTCCTTACAGTATATCCTAGATTCAGAATTTGATGGTATCGATATTAAGGATATTGAAAATGACTTCACCGTAGGGCTTAATTTCGGGGTTGGTATATCAATCAAAAATATTGGTATTGATCTAAGATACGAGAGAGGTCTAAGCAAAAATGAAGCGAGATTTTTATCTAACAATAATATCGATTTAAATAGTAGGCTAGATACAAGACCAGATCAATTAATCCTAGGATTATCAGTTGCTTTATAA
- a CDS encoding FKBP-type peptidyl-prolyl cis-trans isomerase — protein sequence MLLKRKFVAIIILAFAMVGCNKDDDSVETIPERDRGEQQLVDKDTLQGYLNSHYYNSSLFETPGDYTVDDIIITELPKDVNGNYLEMPDPDNNTLLSEAVVTKTTTINDVEYEYYYLTLSNGEGEKPKFSDDILVRYEGRLLNENQFDKSLNPINFDLMSVVAGWRYVMVDFNTSDLPGSINTDGTVSYSNYGLGVMFLPSGLAYFSSATSSIPVYSSLIFKFELYKNQHNDHDGDGILSHLEDLNGNLNPLDDDTDEDNIPNFNDPDDDGDGVPTNLEDLNDNGDWDDDDSNGNGIPNYLDKLDRLQREDN from the coding sequence ATGTTATTAAAAAGAAAATTTGTTGCAATCATAATCTTGGCCTTTGCCATGGTTGGTTGTAATAAAGATGATGATTCCGTGGAGACTATACCTGAAAGGGATAGGGGTGAACAGCAATTGGTAGATAAAGATACGTTACAAGGATACCTAAATTCTCACTATTATAATTCAAGTTTATTTGAAACACCAGGTGATTACACAGTTGATGATATCATAATTACGGAATTGCCTAAGGATGTTAATGGTAATTATTTAGAAATGCCAGATCCGGATAACAATACATTGCTTTCGGAGGCAGTTGTTACTAAAACAACCACTATTAATGATGTTGAATACGAATATTATTATTTGACACTGTCTAATGGCGAAGGGGAAAAACCAAAATTTTCTGATGATATTCTTGTGAGGTATGAAGGTAGATTGTTGAATGAAAATCAATTCGACAAATCACTGAATCCAATTAATTTTGATTTGATGTCTGTTGTTGCAGGCTGGCGATATGTGATGGTAGATTTTAATACATCAGATTTACCAGGTTCCATAAATACTGATGGAACCGTGAGCTATTCTAATTATGGACTAGGTGTTATGTTCCTGCCTTCTGGCTTAGCTTATTTCTCTTCTGCGACTTCCAGTATCCCTGTTTATTCTAGCTTAATTTTTAAGTTTGAATTATATAAAAACCAACATAATGATCATGACGGTGATGGAATTTTGTCACACCTTGAAGATTTGAATGGTAATTTAAATCCTTTGGATGATGATACGGATGAAGATAATATTCCAAACTTCAATGATCCTGATGATGATGGCGATGGGGTTCCAACCAATCTTGAAGATTTAAATGATAACGGTGATTGGGATGATGATGATAGTAATGGTAATGGTATACCGAACTATTTAGATAAATTAGACAGATTGCAGAGGGAAGATAATTAA
- a CDS encoding RNA-binding S4 domain-containing protein, translating to MRIDKYLWCVRYFKTRSLATTACNKGQVKINGSVAKASKEVIITDKITLRKDQIDYEFKVNDIPKSRVGAKLVDIYRTDLTPKEAFEAREMQRLSQDYYRKKGSGRPTKKDRRDIDDFYEDSEDAW from the coding sequence ATGAGGATTGACAAATACTTATGGTGTGTCCGTTATTTTAAAACAAGAAGTTTGGCTACTACAGCTTGTAATAAGGGACAAGTAAAAATTAACGGTTCAGTTGCAAAAGCTTCGAAAGAAGTTATTATAACTGATAAAATTACGCTGAGAAAGGACCAAATTGATTATGAATTTAAGGTTAATGACATTCCCAAATCAAGAGTTGGGGCAAAATTGGTAGATATTTACAGAACCGACCTTACACCGAAAGAGGCTTTTGAAGCTCGCGAAATGCAACGCTTGTCACAAGATTATTATCGAAAAAAAGGAAGTGGTCGCCCCACCAAAAAGGACCGAAGAGATATTGATGATTTTTATGAAGATTCAGAAGATGCTTGGTAA
- a CDS encoding methyltransferase domain-containing protein, with protein MKIQKMLGKDYWNERYLSKETGWDLGEISTPLKSYFDQLENKFQKILIPGSGSGYEAEYLWKLGFNNTYIADVSYAAMEKFKRRVPDFPHKQIIVGDFFELDETFDLIIEQTFFCALNPVLRKDYIDKMYNLLNTGGKLVGLLFNKIFPFEGPPFGGKEGEYESLFKPYFKFRTFETAFNSVQPRSNTELFFIFEKKETL; from the coding sequence ATGAAGATTCAGAAGATGCTTGGTAAAGATTATTGGAATGAGCGCTACCTTTCAAAAGAAACAGGTTGGGATCTCGGAGAAATTTCCACCCCATTGAAGTCGTATTTCGATCAACTTGAAAATAAATTCCAAAAAATTCTCATTCCTGGTTCAGGTAGCGGTTATGAGGCAGAATATCTGTGGAAGTTAGGCTTTAATAATACTTACATAGCAGATGTATCTTACGCGGCTATGGAGAAATTTAAAAGAAGAGTACCTGATTTTCCTCACAAGCAAATTATTGTTGGCGATTTTTTTGAACTAGATGAAACGTTTGATTTAATTATTGAACAAACTTTTTTTTGTGCACTGAATCCAGTTTTAAGAAAAGATTATATCGATAAAATGTATAATTTATTAAATACTGGAGGCAAACTAGTTGGATTATTATTCAATAAAATTTTTCCTTTTGAAGGTCCGCCTTTCGGCGGTAAGGAAGGAGAATACGAATCGCTATTTAAGCCATATTTCAAATTTAGAACGTTTGAAACAGCATTTAATTCGGTTCAACCAAGAAGTAATACTGAACTCTTTTTTATCTTTGAAAAAAAGGAAACTTTATGA
- a CDS encoding phosphoribosyltransferase family protein yields MTLTQNIILNHLQIKHKIRRIAFQIYECNVESKEVILAGILTNGYKLAELIAKELDSISDLKVTLCKVKVDKLNPINSVTTSLDKDDIANKSLVLIDDVLNSGTTLIYGIKHFLDVPLVQFKTAVLVNRNHKKYPVKADFKGISLSTSLHEHVQVSFEEGKYNASLE; encoded by the coding sequence ATGACCCTTACTCAAAATATAATTCTGAATCACCTTCAGATAAAACATAAGATTAGACGAATTGCATTTCAAATTTATGAGTGTAATGTTGAATCTAAAGAAGTTATTTTGGCTGGGATTTTAACCAATGGCTATAAACTTGCCGAACTTATTGCCAAGGAGTTAGATTCTATTTCAGACTTGAAGGTAACTTTATGTAAGGTAAAGGTTGACAAGCTTAATCCTATTAATAGTGTTACAACCTCTTTGGACAAGGACGACATAGCGAATAAATCCTTAGTGCTTATTGATGATGTCCTAAACTCTGGCACAACTTTAATTTATGGAATCAAACATTTTTTAGATGTTCCTCTCGTTCAATTTAAAACTGCCGTATTAGTAAATAGAAACCATAAAAAATATCCCGTTAAAGCAGATTTCAAAGGGATTTCTTTGTCTACATCACTACATGAACATGTCCAAGTTTCATTTGAGGAAGGAAAGTATAATGCAAGTCTAGAATAA
- a CDS encoding shikimate kinase, protein MKVVLMGYMGSGKSAISRFLSSKLDWQPIDLDNFIEDKEGKTISNIFADKGVIYFRKKESQYLQEVLKSNDSMILALGGGTPCYSNNIEVLKIEPEVITVYLKASINLLVDRLWKEKEHRPILSSIEDKNELLEFVGKHLFERVPFYSQADKTISTDGKSVEEIAEEITNLLF, encoded by the coding sequence ATGAAAGTTGTTTTAATGGGTTATATGGGTTCTGGGAAAAGTGCTATTTCCCGATTTTTATCATCAAAACTTGATTGGCAACCCATCGATTTAGATAATTTTATTGAAGATAAGGAGGGCAAAACAATTTCAAACATTTTTGCCGATAAAGGGGTAATCTATTTTAGGAAGAAAGAATCCCAATATTTGCAGGAGGTCTTAAAATCTAATGATTCAATGATACTTGCTTTAGGCGGTGGAACACCATGTTATAGTAATAATATAGAGGTTCTTAAAATAGAACCAGAGGTCATTACAGTTTATTTGAAGGCATCCATTAATTTGTTGGTTGATCGACTTTGGAAAGAAAAAGAGCATAGGCCCATCCTATCAAGTATTGAAGATAAAAATGAGCTTTTAGAATTTGTAGGCAAACATCTTTTTGAACGCGTTCCATTCTATTCGCAAGCAGATAAAACAATTAGCACCGATGGCAAATCTGTTGAGGAAATTGCTGAAGAAATAACAAATCTGTTATTCTAG